DNA from Ruficoccus amylovorans:
ACGCGCTTGTCTCTTGGGGACTTCTACTGGTCCTGGCCGGGGATACAGGTTTACCGGGATTGAAGCCGGTTTGGCTGCGGTGGTTGCGGGTTTGTGTGGCGGCAGTGGAGTTTGTGGCCGCGTGGGTGGTTTTCATCCGCAGTCTCTATTGCCGTATGGCGGATGGGGGTGGACGGATTGGAGGCCAGGTTGCCCGCGTCTGGAACGCCTCATGGCTGGCGCTTTTGCTGGCGGCAGGGTTTGGGGGCCTTCTTGTCTCGGGGAACGCCGTCCTGAAAAACGTATTCGAAAAATTATACACATGGCTTATCCGGGCAGAGTGGGACATTCCAATGCCGGGGTTTGTGCAGATTCTTTTCTGGGGAGCGCTGGCAACGGCGGCGCTCGTGCTGCTGCTGCCGCGCGCGGGCAAGTGGACGGGCGCGCGCTGCCGACAGGAGGTGCCGTCTTTTGAAGTGAAGGATCCGCAGCTGGCCCGGCTGAGGTCGCTGCTCGCCTTTGCTGCCGTGAACGTGATTTTTCTTCTCGTTAACAGCCTCGATGTCTTCGTGCTGTGGCTGGATGGACGGTTGCCAGAAGGTGTGGGTTATGCGAGCTACCTGCACAGTGGCGTGTGGAGCCTGATCTTCGCGGTACTGCTTTCGGCGGTTGTAATGACTCTGATCTTTCAACAGGACGCCTCGGTTTCACATTCGCGGTGGCTGAAGGGGCTCGCGCTGGTGTGGATCGGGCAAAATTTGTTTCTCGTACTGGGCGTGGTGCTGCGTCTTGCGCTCTATATCGATGCCTATACCTACCTGACGCCAAGGCGTGTTTATGTAGTGGTTTTTCTGATACTGGTGGTAGCCGGGTACGGGCTGTTGACGCGGCATATTTTCTTCCGACGGAGCCTGAAACAACTCTTGCTTGGCAACGTGCTGGCGGTCTTTGTCCTGTTCTACCTCTTGCAGTTCGTCAATGTGCCGCGCTTGGTGGCGGATTGCGATTACCGAAAGTGGTTGGAAAATCCCGAGGTAAACATTGTGCAATCCGACCTGGAAGGTGTGCTGGGCGTGGAGATGATTCCGTTGCTGATCCGGGTGGCCGAGAGCGGCTTGGAGGTCGAGGCCGTGAGCGACGCGCAAAACGAACTCCGTTTCGGGGACGAGTTTAAAAGTTATGACGCGTGGTGGCTGCTGGCTGACTGGCAGTCGTGGACACTGCACCGCGCTCAACTCGCATCGTTGTTAGAGGCGTATCGCGAGGAGAATTTGAATTGAGAAAAGTGCGCGCGTTGTCATCATGAACCCTATGCAACACCCGATCCACCAGGCCCTGCGCGAAGTGCGCGAACTGCGGCAGCGCATCCTGGAGAAGCAGCGTTTCAAGGGCTACTCCGGGCGCGCGCGCGCGCTGGGCGGCTGCGTGGCGCTGGTGATGGGGCTGCTGCTGGCTGGCGGTTTTTTACCCGACACGCCACGCGTCAGCCTGTTGGGATGGGGACTTGTCCTGCTGGCGGCGTTGGCGCTCAACTTCG
Protein-coding regions in this window:
- a CDS encoding DUF4173 domain-containing protein, whose translation is MDNRTPIKQPVPSALPLLAEVPLRRFEPVAGAARMAFFLVGLVALGNWLLWEQLPGAGSGLYALCLGGAILLNRPGLKSSPRHAVMLTLLVLAAVQTAIRPSMSNALVSWGLLLVLAGDTGLPGLKPVWLRWLRVCVAAVEFVAAWVVFIRSLYCRMADGGGRIGGQVARVWNASWLALLLAAGFGGLLVSGNAVLKNVFEKLYTWLIRAEWDIPMPGFVQILFWGALATAALVLLLPRAGKWTGARCRQEVPSFEVKDPQLARLRSLLAFAAVNVIFLLVNSLDVFVLWLDGRLPEGVGYASYLHSGVWSLIFAVLLSAVVMTLIFQQDASVSHSRWLKGLALVWIGQNLFLVLGVVLRLALYIDAYTYLTPRRVYVVVFLILVVAGYGLLTRHIFFRRSLKQLLLGNVLAVFVLFYLLQFVNVPRLVADCDYRKWLENPEVNIVQSDLEGVLGVEMIPLLIRVAESGLEVEAVSDAQNELRFGDEFKSYDAWWLLADWQSWTLHRAQLASLLEAYREENLN